A region of Elusimicrobiota bacterium DNA encodes the following proteins:
- the recN gene encoding DNA repair protein RecN: protein MLVEVAVKNFALLEDLRLELGPGLVALTGETGAGKSLLLDALGLALGRRAETAQIRRGAERLSVSARFQGLGRRLKTLLKEIGLGEEKDEELVLRREVDAAGKSRAFANDHPVNLATLGRLGELLVSAHGQSDQQLLLKPAEQRDLLDSFGGLEEVRRSVERSHAGWRECAAERDALTLSEQERAQRLDLYRFQKRELEAANVRPEEEAELETLLPQLKNADRLKSLAQEAHGFLHAQESSATDLARRVQREVESLKALGAPLAEVSDLLDTAVVNMEEAAQQLEGFFVGIDADPARLEEVLSRLDLLGKLKRKYGPTLADVAAYRARVSEELDRLDHLEGKSADIARRLAEAEAELARQSAVLSEGRRKAAKRLTTAVQKDFKEVGLPHAAFVVDVQSEEGRFTSTGADQVQFFFAANPGEGQAPLAETASGGELSRVMLAIESVFARADNVPVLIFDEIDAGVGGSLGGVLGKKLAALGRGRQVLCVTHLATIAACADAHWTVEKEIKGDRTRANLRRLTEAERPAEIARLFGSAPGADTSLGLRHAKDLLATSRYESI from the coding sequence ATGCTCGTGGAAGTGGCCGTAAAAAATTTCGCACTGTTGGAAGATCTCCGGCTCGAGCTCGGACCAGGGCTGGTGGCTCTCACGGGCGAGACGGGCGCGGGCAAAAGCCTTCTCTTGGACGCCCTGGGCCTGGCTCTGGGGCGGCGGGCGGAGACGGCCCAAATTCGCCGGGGGGCGGAGCGGCTGTCGGTTTCCGCGCGCTTTCAGGGTCTCGGGCGGCGGCTAAAAACGCTTTTAAAAGAAATCGGTCTGGGCGAAGAGAAGGACGAGGAATTGGTTCTTCGCCGCGAAGTCGACGCCGCGGGGAAGTCCCGGGCCTTCGCCAACGACCATCCGGTCAATTTGGCGACCTTGGGTCGGCTTGGCGAACTTCTGGTTTCGGCCCACGGCCAAAGCGATCAGCAATTGCTTTTGAAACCCGCGGAACAGCGGGATCTCCTGGACTCTTTTGGGGGCCTGGAAGAGGTTCGCCGGTCGGTGGAACGGTCCCACGCCGGTTGGCGGGAGTGCGCGGCCGAACGGGACGCCCTGACGCTTTCCGAGCAGGAGCGGGCCCAACGATTGGACCTATATCGCTTTCAGAAGCGAGAGTTGGAGGCCGCCAACGTTCGCCCGGAAGAGGAGGCGGAGTTGGAAACGCTCCTCCCCCAGCTGAAGAACGCCGACCGGCTCAAATCTTTGGCCCAGGAGGCCCACGGCTTTCTTCACGCGCAAGAGTCCTCGGCCACGGACCTTGCGCGGCGCGTGCAACGGGAGGTGGAATCTTTGAAAGCCCTCGGGGCGCCTCTCGCCGAGGTATCGGACCTGCTGGACACCGCCGTGGTTAACATGGAGGAGGCGGCCCAACAGTTGGAAGGTTTTTTCGTCGGGATCGACGCGGATCCCGCCCGGTTGGAAGAGGTCCTTTCGAGGTTAGATTTGTTGGGGAAACTGAAACGAAAATACGGGCCGACACTGGCGGACGTCGCCGCCTACCGGGCCCGGGTGTCCGAGGAGTTGGATCGGTTGGACCATCTGGAAGGAAAAAGCGCGGACATCGCCCGTCGATTGGCGGAGGCGGAGGCGGAACTGGCGCGGCAGTCGGCCGTCCTGTCGGAAGGTCGTCGGAAAGCGGCGAAAAGATTGACGACGGCCGTGCAGAAGGATTTCAAGGAGGTCGGGCTTCCCCACGCGGCGTTCGTCGTGGACGTTCAGAGCGAGGAGGGCCGGTTCACCTCCACCGGGGCGGACCAGGTTCAGTTTTTTTTCGCCGCCAACCCGGGGGAAGGGCAAGCGCCGCTGGCCGAGACGGCGAGCGGCGGAGAACTGTCCCGGGTTATGCTCGCCATTGAAAGCGTGTTCGCCCGGGCGGACAACGTTCCCGTGCTCATTTTTGATGAGATCGACGCGGGCGTCGGGGGAAGTTTGGGGGGCGTGCTGGGGAAGAAATTAGCCGCTTTGGGCCGGGGGCGCCAGGTGCTTTGCGTCACCCATTTGGCCACGATCGCCGCCTGCGCGGACGCCCATTGGACCGTGGAAAAAGAAATCAAGGGCGACCGAACCCGCGCAAATCTGCGCCGGCTTACCGAAGCGGAACGGCCGGCCGAGATCGCCCGGCTCTTCGGCTCCGCTCCCGGGGCGGACACGAGCCTCGGTCTTCGGCACGCCAAAGACCTCCTGGCCACGTCCAGGTACGAATCGATTTGA
- a CDS encoding 2-oxoacid:acceptor oxidoreductase family protein: MDKRFLKEDGMAPFTGNELILKGALEGGAALITGYPGSPVSEVFDAVTRVSDLLVEKGIVAQMANNEGLAAARLNGARLADLRGVAIMKSVGMHVAADALAIGNLSEPQKPGGGAVVIVGDDPWNETTQINSDSRFLSLHLHMPVMEPATFQELKDWIKDAFELSGAADLYLTYVVTTNQADGGGSVRCRPNLYPALNHHQRTTLSSAQMPVERMVMIPPHTSLREATLPARFDRFLKGVRDRGLNRVEGPAGRAPLGFTASGLSYCYLVQALRDLGLEGRFPVLKWGVTYPLDEPLLTAFAARVDHLLVVEEKREFLETQIIRALQRAHQEGRLARSPAIWGKKFPDDKDGLPSFRGLNSSMLVERLAPVIETLAPEVYGPSRKISAGAVDRVRAAGERKISIPVRTPTFCPGCPHRDSSTVTKALKKDFLDPAFMRSRHKSEPMDVIFHGESGCHSMLQFEPNIGLMQDYSGMGLGGGTGSGIAPFIKNKQVVFLGDSTFFHSGMVAVSDSIKNHQDITYIILENKTTAMTGHQPTPGTGEDVMDQKTFAQDIEQLVRGMARDAVPLYRVNPAYRESYRALLEEVILKDGVKVVIADKECGITYQRRVRREKKRVLREQGYLPEERFINITPEVCEFCLECTNATGCPGLAIEETLHGPKIITDKSLCVADGACVKGKVCPSFEEVIVRRERPAGALPGESATPLPSRPSHRVEDTWFCYTAGVGGMGSGVTTGILVQAGLMEGYHVLFADKKGLAIRNGGVYGHVIYSKTEKTFAPLVPYGRADLLIGIDMLEAVRGLDPKVNLRVASPDRTAAVVNTHKMPTVKTLLGKDDFSVLGLETFLKAATRDYLGLDFSAISETYFGNRLYANVLLLGAAHERGHLPVSVENLRKAIGVMVPSQDRDENLRAFELGRQAAARPEMFESFAPHLPGFAEVLEDRAGLLQRAHPIVGSRWSRDYRRLMEEALRWMDLPEAARARLAQYVYDLIQWGGPAYASRYVTRLWGVYRKDQKERGWQATLAVLDNLHRVMAIKDEVYVAHLLTGEEKHRRDRARYNVNEERGDRLEYVHLNRPNFTVMGRNIQFDWRSRQWQLRLMKHLRFLRRLMPGWHAAERSFLTWYEFLVDEFNLFADDETYRLYTELLCLPAEVRGYREIRAPKMDAARQRAQALLARIRERNASLSPLAVPRP, encoded by the coding sequence ATGGATAAACGATTTCTGAAAGAAGATGGCATGGCGCCCTTCACGGGCAACGAATTGATTTTGAAAGGCGCCCTGGAGGGCGGGGCCGCGCTCATCACCGGTTACCCGGGGTCTCCCGTATCCGAGGTTTTTGACGCGGTCACGCGGGTCTCGGACCTTCTGGTGGAGAAGGGCATCGTGGCCCAGATGGCCAACAACGAGGGGCTGGCGGCCGCTCGGTTGAACGGGGCCCGCCTGGCCGATTTGCGCGGGGTGGCCATCATGAAATCCGTCGGCATGCACGTGGCCGCCGACGCGCTGGCCATCGGCAATCTCTCCGAGCCGCAAAAACCGGGCGGCGGAGCGGTCGTCATCGTGGGCGACGATCCCTGGAACGAAACCACCCAGATCAATTCCGATTCGCGGTTTTTGAGCCTGCACCTTCACATGCCGGTGATGGAACCCGCCACTTTCCAAGAATTGAAGGACTGGATCAAGGACGCTTTTGAATTGTCGGGCGCGGCGGACCTCTACTTGACCTACGTGGTTACCACCAACCAGGCGGACGGCGGCGGATCGGTTCGGTGCCGTCCCAACCTGTACCCCGCGCTGAACCACCATCAACGGACGACCCTCTCCTCCGCGCAAATGCCGGTGGAGCGGATGGTCATGATTCCGCCCCACACGTCGCTCCGGGAAGCGACCCTGCCCGCGCGTTTCGACCGTTTTTTGAAGGGCGTGAGGGACCGGGGGCTGAACCGAGTCGAGGGGCCCGCCGGCCGCGCCCCGTTGGGGTTCACGGCCTCGGGACTGTCTTACTGTTATCTGGTCCAAGCCCTTCGGGACCTGGGGTTGGAAGGTCGGTTCCCGGTTCTGAAATGGGGTGTCACCTATCCGTTGGACGAACCCCTCCTCACCGCGTTCGCCGCGCGGGTCGATCATCTCCTCGTCGTGGAGGAAAAGCGCGAATTTTTGGAGACGCAGATCATTCGCGCCCTCCAACGCGCCCACCAGGAGGGCCGCCTCGCTCGCTCCCCGGCCATCTGGGGCAAGAAATTTCCAGACGACAAGGACGGTCTGCCTTCTTTCCGAGGTCTGAACTCCTCCATGCTCGTGGAAAGGTTGGCTCCCGTCATCGAGACCCTGGCGCCGGAGGTTTATGGACCTTCCCGGAAAATCAGCGCGGGGGCCGTGGACCGGGTGCGGGCCGCCGGGGAGCGAAAGATCTCCATCCCCGTCCGCACGCCCACCTTTTGCCCCGGTTGTCCCCACCGGGATTCCTCCACCGTCACCAAGGCCTTGAAGAAGGATTTTCTGGACCCCGCCTTTATGCGGTCCCGTCACAAAAGCGAACCCATGGACGTTATTTTCCACGGGGAGTCGGGTTGCCATTCCATGCTTCAGTTCGAGCCCAACATCGGGCTCATGCAAGATTATTCCGGCATGGGATTGGGCGGCGGGACGGGCTCCGGCATCGCGCCGTTCATCAAAAACAAGCAGGTGGTGTTCCTGGGCGACTCCACTTTTTTCCATTCGGGCATGGTCGCGGTGTCGGACTCGATCAAGAACCATCAAGACATCACCTACATCATCCTCGAGAATAAAACCACGGCCATGACGGGCCATCAGCCCACCCCCGGAACGGGCGAGGACGTCATGGACCAAAAGACCTTCGCCCAGGACATCGAACAGCTGGTCCGAGGCATGGCGCGGGACGCCGTTCCCCTCTATCGCGTCAATCCGGCCTACCGGGAATCCTACCGGGCTCTGCTGGAAGAGGTGATCTTAAAAGACGGCGTCAAGGTGGTCATCGCCGATAAGGAATGCGGCATCACCTACCAACGTCGCGTCCGTCGCGAGAAAAAACGGGTGCTCCGCGAGCAGGGGTATCTCCCGGAGGAACGTTTCATCAACATCACGCCGGAGGTTTGCGAATTTTGCTTGGAATGCACCAACGCCACCGGTTGTCCCGGGCTGGCGATCGAAGAGACCTTGCATGGGCCTAAAATCATCACGGACAAATCCCTCTGCGTGGCCGACGGCGCTTGCGTGAAAGGCAAAGTGTGTCCGTCCTTTGAGGAAGTGATCGTGCGGCGGGAGCGCCCCGCCGGGGCCCTCCCGGGCGAATCGGCGACTCCGCTTCCGTCCCGACCGTCTCACCGGGTGGAAGACACGTGGTTCTGCTATACCGCCGGCGTGGGCGGCATGGGGTCCGGGGTGACCACGGGAATTTTGGTTCAGGCCGGGCTGATGGAGGGCTACCACGTCCTTTTCGCCGACAAAAAGGGGCTCGCCATCCGGAACGGCGGCGTTTACGGCCACGTGATCTATTCGAAGACCGAAAAAACATTCGCCCCGCTTGTTCCTTACGGGCGGGCCGACCTCTTGATCGGGATCGATATGTTGGAGGCGGTGCGGGGGCTGGACCCCAAGGTCAATCTGCGGGTCGCTTCGCCGGATCGGACCGCCGCCGTGGTCAACACCCACAAGATGCCCACGGTTAAAACGCTTCTCGGGAAAGACGATTTCTCCGTTCTGGGTCTGGAGACGTTCCTGAAGGCCGCGACCCGGGACTATCTGGGTCTGGATTTTTCCGCCATTTCGGAAACGTATTTCGGGAACCGTCTCTACGCCAACGTGCTTCTCTTGGGGGCCGCCCATGAACGGGGCCACCTCCCCGTGTCGGTGGAAAATCTGCGGAAGGCGATCGGTGTGATGGTCCCCTCCCAAGACCGGGACGAGAACCTGCGCGCTTTTGAGCTGGGCCGCCAAGCCGCCGCCCGGCCCGAGATGTTCGAGAGCTTTGCGCCCCATCTGCCAGGGTTCGCGGAGGTCCTGGAGGACCGCGCCGGTCTTCTCCAAAGGGCCCATCCCATCGTGGGTTCCCGTTGGTCCCGCGACTACCGTCGCCTGATGGAGGAGGCCCTGCGTTGGATGGATCTGCCGGAGGCCGCACGGGCGCGGCTGGCGCAATATGTGTACGACCTCATTCAGTGGGGGGGGCCGGCCTACGCGAGCCGTTACGTGACCCGCCTGTGGGGCGTCTACCGCAAAGATCAAAAGGAACGCGGGTGGCAGGCCACTCTTGCGGTGTTGGACAACCTCCATCGGGTCATGGCCATCAAAGACGAAGTGTATGTCGCCCATTTGTTGACCGGCGAGGAAAAACACCGGCGGGACCGGGCCCGCTACAACGTGAATGAAGAACGCGGCGACCGACTGGAATACGTTCACTTGAACCGGCCCAACTTCACGGTGATGGGCCGGAACATCCAGTTCGATTGGCGCTCTCGTCAATGGCAACTTCGCCTCATGAAACACCTGCGTTTCCTCCGACGGTTGATGCCGGGGTGGCACGCGGCGGAACGTTCGTTTCTCACCTGGTACGAGTTCCTGGTGGATGAATTCAATCTTTTTGCCGACGATGAAACGTACCGTCTCTACACGGAACTGTTGTGTTTGCCCGCGGAGGTCCGTGGTTACCGGGAAATCCGCGCTCCCAAAATGGACGCCGCCCGCCAGCGCGCCCAGGCCCTTCTCGCGCGAATCCGAGAAAGGAACGCCTCCCTCTCCCCGCTGGCGGTTCCCCGGCCGTAG
- a CDS encoding energy-coupling factor ABC transporter permease, whose translation MAGGTSGHLIGGALAAVLLGPSAAVIVLCSVLVLQCFLFADGGITALGANLFNMAIVSVVMAGVVYRLVGRAFRGTFRGRLAATAFAAWVSTVAASVACAGELAFSKTVPWRVVFPAMVGVHTLIGLGEALITTLIVAAVVRLRPELWTDVPESSSWAAATDLVVGGLLTALGLAIFVAPFACGWPDGLEKVADAFGFDRAAVSGWIPAPWPDYTVPGVPSVVLSTAFAGVLGTLAAFGLAYGLARFLTPLEKK comes from the coding sequence GTGGCGGGAGGGACGTCGGGCCATTTGATCGGGGGGGCCTTGGCGGCGGTGTTGCTGGGGCCGAGCGCGGCCGTGATCGTCTTGTGTTCGGTGTTGGTCCTCCAATGTTTCCTTTTTGCGGACGGGGGAATCACGGCCCTGGGGGCCAACCTATTTAACATGGCGATTGTTTCCGTCGTCATGGCCGGGGTCGTTTACCGTCTCGTGGGGCGGGCGTTCCGAGGGACTTTTCGGGGGCGACTGGCCGCCACGGCCTTTGCGGCCTGGGTGTCCACCGTGGCCGCTTCCGTGGCGTGCGCGGGTGAACTGGCTTTTTCAAAAACGGTTCCCTGGCGGGTTGTTTTTCCGGCCATGGTCGGCGTCCACACGCTCATCGGCCTAGGGGAAGCCTTGATCACGACGTTGATCGTGGCGGCGGTGGTGCGGCTCCGGCCGGAACTGTGGACGGATGTCCCGGAATCGTCCTCGTGGGCCGCCGCCACGGACCTGGTCGTCGGTGGCCTGTTGACAGCCCTGGGGCTGGCGATTTTCGTGGCCCCCTTTGCCTGTGGTTGGCCGGACGGGCTTGAGAAAGTCGCTGATGCCTTTGGTTTTGACCGGGCCGCCGTCTCGGGGTGGATCCCGGCGCCCTGGCCGGACTACACGGTTCCGGGTGTTCCATCGGTTGTTTTATCCACCGCCTTCGCCGGTGTTCTGGGAACCCTGGCGGCTTTCGGGTTGGCCTATGGACTGGCGCGTTTCTTGACGCCGTTGGAGAAAAAATAA
- a CDS encoding energy-coupling factor ABC transporter ATP-binding protein, producing MENVKAVEVVHLSYRYADGHEALRDLHFSVEAGARVALIGPNGAGKSTLLQHLNGLLPEDPPSSPAVSIFGQPISKDHGARVRSQVGLLFQDPDDQLFCPTVFEDVAFGPAQGDLLEEDIASLVSRSLSQMGLEGFENRLPHHLSHGEKRRVCLAGLLACDPKILALDEPTRDLDPRGRRELKSLLARLPITQIIATHDLELVVELCSQAILIDQGRLIAQGPPTDLLSDEKLMLAHGLEKPHILHHLHPKTLAQ from the coding sequence GTGGAAAACGTGAAGGCGGTGGAGGTCGTCCACCTGTCCTACCGCTACGCGGACGGGCATGAGGCGCTCCGGGACCTCCATTTTTCCGTGGAAGCGGGCGCCCGCGTGGCTCTCATCGGACCCAACGGCGCCGGAAAATCCACCCTTCTCCAGCATTTAAACGGTCTCTTGCCCGAGGACCCTCCCTCTTCCCCCGCCGTTTCCATTTTCGGTCAGCCGATCTCCAAAGACCATGGGGCCAGGGTTCGTTCCCAGGTGGGACTCCTGTTTCAGGATCCCGACGACCAGTTGTTCTGCCCCACGGTTTTCGAGGACGTCGCCTTCGGTCCCGCCCAAGGGGATTTGTTGGAGGAGGACATCGCTTCCTTGGTGTCGCGGTCTTTGTCCCAAATGGGACTGGAAGGGTTTGAGAACCGCCTTCCCCATCATCTGAGCCACGGAGAAAAACGGCGGGTTTGTTTGGCGGGACTGTTGGCCTGCGATCCGAAAATCCTCGCCTTGGACGAACCGACCCGGGACCTGGACCCCCGGGGCCGCCGGGAACTCAAATCTCTGTTGGCCCGCCTGCCCATCACCCAAATCATCGCCACCCATGACCTGGAACTGGTGGTGGAACTCTGCTCCCAGGCGATCCTGATCGATCAAGGCCGGCTCATCGCCCAGGGCCCTCCGACGGACCTTCTTTCGGACGAAAAACTCATGCTCGCCCACGGACTGGAAAAACCCCACATCCTTCATCATCTCCATCCTAAGACTCTCGCCCAATAA
- a CDS encoding N-acetyltransferase produces MVKIRRAKIGDVRAMHRLLGVFSERRELLPRAISELFENLQQFHVAEDKGRLMGCCSLAVQWDNLAEVKALAVDPDYQGKGIGRKLVNSCLADAQALGVTRVFALTMKDGFFTKIGFKRVEKNFLPHKVWTECVRCPYFPDTCVEIAMVKDLGGVPPPPAFKAADLPSDGTVPIEPEGFAPFRLSASPAKFSLTVRALRAS; encoded by the coding sequence ATGGTTAAAATTCGGCGGGCCAAAATCGGCGATGTGCGGGCCATGCACAGGCTTCTCGGGGTTTTTTCCGAGAGGCGGGAACTCTTGCCCCGGGCGATTTCGGAACTCTTTGAAAATCTCCAACAGTTCCATGTGGCCGAAGACAAAGGCCGCTTGATGGGGTGTTGCTCCCTGGCGGTCCAGTGGGACAATTTGGCGGAGGTCAAAGCCTTGGCGGTGGACCCGGATTATCAGGGCAAAGGCATCGGGCGGAAGCTCGTGAATTCCTGTCTGGCGGACGCCCAGGCCCTCGGCGTCACGAGGGTTTTCGCGCTCACCATGAAAGACGGTTTTTTCACGAAGATCGGATTTAAGCGCGTCGAGAAAAACTTCCTGCCCCATAAGGTCTGGACCGAGTGCGTCCGGTGCCCCTATTTTCCCGACACTTGCGTGGAAATCGCCATGGTCAAAGACCTCGGGGGGGTCCCGCCGCCTCCCGCCTTCAAGGCCGCCGATCTCCCCTCCGATGGGACCGTTCCCATCGAACCGGAGGGGTTTGCCCCGTTCCGCCTAAGCGCAAGTCCCGCTAAATTCAGCCTCACGGTCAGGGCGCTTCGCGCTTCTTGA
- a CDS encoding HU family DNA-binding protein: MKKTELIQRIARDANITRAQAVKAVKSAVTVIRETVQSGDKISLTGLGTFKVKARKARPGRNPKTGETIAIPAGRKISFKPSLSLKKLVKG, encoded by the coding sequence ATGAAAAAAACAGAACTTATTCAGAGGATTGCCCGGGACGCGAACATCACGCGCGCCCAGGCGGTCAAGGCCGTGAAATCGGCGGTGACCGTCATTCGGGAGACCGTTCAATCCGGCGACAAGATTTCGTTGACAGGGCTGGGTACTTTCAAGGTGAAAGCCCGAAAGGCCCGCCCGGGACGCAATCCGAAGACCGGGGAAACCATCGCCATTCCGGCGGGGCGTAAAATTTCTTTCAAACCCAGCCTTTCGCTGAAAAAGCTCGTCAAAGGGTAA
- a CDS encoding aminotransferase class I/II-fold pyridoxal phosphate-dependent enzyme codes for MVECSQKLEQLPPYIFTRIKALAAEAHGRRLDVIDLGMGNPDLPTPAHVVDRLVDTVKNHPRTHRYPQAKGMPKFRKAVTNYMDRRFGVTLNPDENVLALIGSKEGIAHLCQAYMDPGDFALVPVPSYPVHSNGVILAGGRIHYMPLRPENGYLPDYSKIPASVLKRTKIMFLSYPNNPTAAIVDDPEFFKQTVKFAEKHDILVAYDNPYCEITFDGYVAPSFLETPGASEVALEFHSFSKTYNMAGWRIGWACGKKSLLAPLEKYKAFVDYGVPTFLQLAAVAALEGPQDCVKQMVATYQRRRNYFVGELNKMGWPVTSPRATMYVWAPLPDGWKAKGSLAFAEELVKETGIVVTPGIGFGPEAEGYVRMSLVTHDDRFYDAVLRLRKFLRKGKSVKSARSVPA; via the coding sequence ATGGTTGAATGTTCCCAGAAACTTGAGCAATTGCCTCCCTATATTTTCACACGGATCAAGGCCCTGGCCGCGGAAGCCCACGGGCGGCGTTTGGACGTGATCGACCTCGGCATGGGAAATCCCGACCTGCCCACCCCCGCCCACGTGGTGGATCGGTTGGTGGATACGGTCAAGAACCATCCCCGCACGCACCGTTACCCCCAGGCCAAGGGCATGCCGAAGTTCCGGAAAGCGGTGACGAATTACATGGACCGCCGGTTCGGCGTCACGCTCAACCCCGACGAAAACGTGCTGGCTTTGATCGGATCCAAGGAAGGCATCGCCCACCTCTGCCAGGCTTACATGGACCCGGGTGATTTCGCGCTGGTGCCCGTGCCCAGCTATCCGGTGCATTCGAACGGTGTGATCTTGGCGGGCGGGAGAATCCATTATATGCCGCTCCGGCCCGAGAACGGCTATTTGCCCGATTATTCAAAAATCCCGGCCTCAGTGCTGAAACGCACCAAAATCATGTTTCTGAGCTATCCGAACAATCCCACGGCCGCCATCGTCGACGACCCGGAATTCTTTAAACAAACCGTGAAGTTCGCCGAAAAGCACGACATTCTGGTGGCCTACGACAATCCCTATTGCGAGATCACCTTCGACGGATACGTGGCCCCGAGTTTCTTGGAGACGCCGGGGGCCTCGGAAGTGGCCTTGGAATTCCACAGTTTCTCCAAGACCTACAACATGGCGGGCTGGCGGATCGGCTGGGCCTGCGGCAAAAAATCGCTTTTGGCGCCGCTGGAAAAATACAAGGCGTTCGTGGACTATGGGGTGCCCACGTTTCTCCAACTGGCGGCCGTGGCCGCCCTGGAAGGGCCCCAGGACTGTGTCAAACAGATGGTGGCGACCTACCAACGCCGGAGAAACTATTTCGTTGGGGAGCTGAACAAAATGGGCTGGCCCGTCACCTCCCCGCGGGCCACCATGTACGTGTGGGCGCCGCTTCCGGACGGGTGGAAAGCCAAGGGGTCCCTGGCCTTTGCCGAGGAGTTGGTGAAAGAAACCGGGATCGTGGTCACCCCGGGCATCGGGTTCGGCCCCGAAGCCGAAGGCTATGTCCGGATGTCGCTCGTCACCCACGACGACCGGTTTTACGACGCGGTTCTTCGCCTGCGGAAATTCCTTCGCAAAGGCAAATCGGTTAAATCCGCCCGGTCCGTTCCGGCATGA
- a CDS encoding homoserine dehydrogenase, translating to MKNGAVQIGLVGYGVVGSGVVRLFQKNLEILEAKAGTRLQLAWVASRRKKPLSPIGGERPRFTKDWREVVGDPAVDIVVELIGGDEPARTVILSALKAGKQVATANKAVLARHWGEIFNTAQATRGLVYFEAAVGGGIPVVQGLNEGLAANRIQRLYGIVNGTTNYILTRMTEEGLRFSAALKAAQAAGFAEADPSFDIDGVDAAHKLAILASLATGGWVRVEDVHREGLTGLDLWDIKFARRRLGLVAKFLASADIDGNSVFARVQTTLIPENHPFANVRNEYNAVVIHGDAVGDVMFYGKGAGAMPSASAVVSDVLYLARQVAGGMAGRLPYVMFDGKKKLDILESRDRRLRHYLRFSAVDRAGILAAVTRLLSQHEISIASVHQEDNSVSETDVVKKSVPIVIVTHDAPEGAIQAAMKESRRIRGLSRQPVHLRIDSLG from the coding sequence ATGAAAAACGGCGCCGTCCAAATCGGACTGGTGGGCTACGGGGTGGTGGGGAGCGGCGTGGTCCGCCTCTTCCAAAAAAACCTCGAGATTTTGGAGGCCAAGGCGGGCACCCGGCTCCAACTCGCCTGGGTGGCCAGCCGTCGCAAGAAACCGCTGTCCCCCATCGGAGGCGAGCGGCCCCGGTTCACCAAAGACTGGCGCGAAGTGGTGGGGGATCCCGCTGTCGACATCGTCGTGGAATTGATCGGCGGGGACGAACCGGCCCGCACGGTGATTCTTTCGGCCTTGAAGGCCGGCAAGCAGGTGGCCACGGCCAACAAAGCCGTGTTGGCCCGCCATTGGGGTGAAATTTTCAATACGGCCCAGGCCACGCGGGGTCTGGTTTATTTCGAGGCCGCTGTGGGCGGGGGAATCCCGGTGGTTCAGGGATTGAACGAGGGCCTGGCGGCCAATCGGATCCAACGGCTTTACGGGATTGTGAACGGGACGACGAATTACATCCTGACCCGGATGACGGAAGAAGGGCTTCGTTTTTCCGCCGCGTTGAAAGCGGCCCAGGCCGCCGGGTTTGCCGAGGCGGACCCCTCCTTCGACATCGATGGGGTGGATGCCGCCCACAAGTTGGCGATTCTCGCCTCTCTGGCCACCGGCGGCTGGGTGCGGGTGGAAGATGTTCACCGGGAAGGGTTGACGGGTTTGGATTTGTGGGACATCAAATTTGCCCGTCGCCGGCTGGGGCTCGTGGCCAAATTTCTCGCCTCGGCGGACATCGACGGGAATTCGGTGTTCGCCCGGGTTCAGACGACCTTGATTCCGGAAAACCACCCCTTCGCTAACGTCCGGAACGAATACAACGCTGTCGTCATCCACGGCGACGCCGTGGGGGACGTCATGTTCTACGGCAAAGGCGCGGGCGCCATGCCCTCGGCCAGCGCGGTGGTTTCCGACGTTTTATACCTGGCCCGCCAGGTGGCGGGCGGTATGGCCGGGCGGCTCCCCTACGTGATGTTCGACGGGAAAAAGAAGTTGGACATTTTGGAGTCCCGGGATCGTCGGCTTCGCCACTATCTTCGTTTCAGCGCCGTGGACCGAGCCGGGATCTTAGCGGCCGTGACCCGGCTCCTGAGCCAGCATGAAATCTCCATCGCCTCCGTGCATCAAGAGGACAACTCGGTGTCCGAAACCGATGTCGTCAAGAAATCCGTCCCGATCGTCATCGTGACCCACGATGCCCCGGAGGGAGCGATCCAGGCCGCCATGAAGGAGTCCCGCCGCATTCGAGGGCTCTCCCGCCAACCCGTCCATCTTCGCATCGATTCGCTCGGATAA